The following coding sequences lie in one Bacteroides helcogenes P 36-108 genomic window:
- a CDS encoding NigD-like protein, which translates to MRMKSVLNKQILILIAAIGSLGFQSCLDDNDDNYAMRYPNALVTVKTGADRTVFLQLDDKTTLLPTNIKKSPYGEKEVRALVNYKEVNEPSSTCNKAVYVNWIDSILTKPLAPDLGKENDKAYGTDPVEIINDWVTIAEDGYLTLRFRTLWGDHSKKHFVNLLQSNNPDNPYEVEFRHNANDDNHGAPQDALVAFKLDGLPDTGGKTVKLKLKWKSFSGEKSTEFEYCTRQSTASDHGSALTSVKSNLNLQ; encoded by the coding sequence ATGAGAATGAAATCGGTTTTAAACAAGCAAATCCTGATCCTAATTGCAGCCATAGGCTCCCTGGGCTTCCAGTCATGCCTGGACGACAATGATGACAACTATGCCATGAGATACCCCAACGCCCTTGTAACGGTGAAGACCGGTGCAGACCGTACCGTCTTTCTGCAACTGGACGACAAGACCACCCTGCTGCCCACCAATATCAAGAAATCCCCCTATGGCGAAAAGGAAGTCCGGGCTTTGGTGAACTACAAGGAAGTAAATGAACCGAGCAGCACCTGCAACAAGGCCGTGTACGTCAACTGGATAGACAGCATTCTTACCAAGCCCCTCGCACCCGATCTGGGTAAAGAAAACGACAAGGCATATGGCACAGACCCCGTGGAGATTATCAACGACTGGGTGACGATTGCCGAAGACGGCTACCTGACGCTCCGTTTCCGCACTTTGTGGGGAGATCACAGCAAGAAGCATTTCGTGAACTTGCTGCAAAGCAACAACCCGGACAACCCTTACGAGGTAGAATTCCGCCACAATGCCAACGACGACAATCACGGAGCACCGCAAGACGCCTTGGTAGCCTTCAAGCTGGACGGTCTGCCCGACACCGGAGGAAAGACCGTGAAACTGAAGTTGAAATGGAAATCCTTCAGCGGAGAGAAGTCCACCGAGTTTGAATATTGCACCCGGCAATCCACGGCTTCAGACCACGGCTCGGCTCTCACTTCGGTAAAGAGCAATCTGAACCTGCAATAA
- a CDS encoding RsmD family RNA methyltransferase, which yields MRVISGIYKRRRFDVPHSFKARPTTDFAKENLFNVLSNYIDFEDGVSALDLFAGTGSISIELISRGCDRVISVEKDRAHYTFICKVMQEVKTDKCLPICGDVFKFIKSGREQFDFIFADPPYELTGLETIPDLIFEKGLLKANGLFVLEHGKSNNFEDNPHFVERRVYGSVNFSLFKS from the coding sequence ATGCGAGTAATCAGTGGAATATACAAAAGAAGGCGTTTTGATGTGCCTCATTCCTTCAAAGCACGCCCCACAACAGATTTTGCCAAAGAAAATCTGTTCAATGTGCTATCCAACTATATTGATTTTGAAGACGGAGTATCCGCCCTTGACCTTTTTGCCGGCACAGGCAGCATCAGTATCGAACTCATTTCCAGAGGATGTGACCGGGTTATCAGTGTGGAGAAAGACCGTGCCCACTATACATTTATCTGCAAAGTGATGCAGGAAGTCAAGACCGACAAATGCCTGCCCATCTGCGGTGATGTATTCAAGTTCATAAAAAGTGGACGAGAACAGTTTGACTTTATCTTTGCCGACCCTCCCTACGAACTTACCGGTCTGGAAACCATCCCCGATCTCATCTTCGAGAAAGGTTTGCTGAAAGCAAACGGCCTGTTCGTACTGGAGCACGGAAAGAGTAATAACTTTGAGGACAATCCGCATTTTGTGGAAAGAAGGGTATATGGAAGTGTAAACTTCTCGCTGTTCAAATCATAA
- a CDS encoding DUF3822 family protein yields MIETIDFNKSEQYTLSIRLSADGFSFSVFNPLVEGELSFYDHKVDESLSLTANLKQTFRATEWLSHPYRRVNILMADKRFTFIPLEFFEDEQAENVFYHNHPKRENELIQYNILHKNNIVVLFGMDKSACTFLQEQYSNVRFYSQSSPFIEFFAAKSRLGNSRKMYAHLRKDAVDIYGFERGHLLIANSFGCNTTPDRLYYLLYIWKRLDFNQERDELHLTGALSDKEQLLSELRKFIRQVFIMNPATNLDLQAITSCE; encoded by the coding sequence ATGATAGAAACGATTGATTTCAATAAATCGGAACAATACACATTATCCATCCGTCTCAGTGCGGATGGATTTTCTTTTTCTGTCTTTAACCCTCTGGTTGAAGGAGAACTCTCTTTTTATGATCATAAGGTCGATGAAAGCCTTTCCCTCACCGCTAATCTGAAGCAGACTTTCCGCGCAACAGAATGGTTAAGTCACCCTTATCGACGTGTAAACATACTCATGGCAGACAAGCGCTTTACCTTTATTCCATTGGAGTTTTTTGAGGATGAACAGGCCGAAAACGTTTTCTATCACAATCACCCGAAGCGGGAAAACGAATTGATTCAGTACAACATTCTGCATAAGAATAACATCGTCGTACTTTTCGGAATGGACAAGAGTGCCTGCACCTTCCTGCAGGAACAATATTCCAATGTAAGATTCTACTCACAGTCCAGCCCTTTTATCGAATTCTTCGCAGCCAAAAGCCGTTTGGGCAACAGTCGGAAAATGTATGCACACCTGCGAAAAGATGCAGTAGATATATACGGATTCGAGCGTGGACATCTGCTTATTGCCAACTCCTTCGGATGCAATACCACTCCAGACCGCCTATACTATCTGTTATATATATGGAAACGGCTCGATTTCAATCAGGAGCGCGACGAACTCCATCTCACAGGCGCACTATCCGATAAAGAACAGTTATTATCCGAACTGAGAAAATTTATCCGGCAGGTATTCATCATGAATCCGGCCACTAATCTTGACCTACAAGCCATTACCTCATGCGAGTAA
- a CDS encoding HU family DNA-binding protein, whose amino-acid sequence MSLVYLVRKKVFRTAEGVKQLYYAVQRMWQQRGGVTTEVLAQRMAFRKGMSAGDVEGVLVDLPRFIEEALRSGESVTVRGLGSFHVAVTSDGFEHPDDVMPGKVRLSRVYFRPDKSLVARLDAEMDFYRYPLGRYFPHEMLRPETLEKERAAKDVEEPDGAPAGTDDGTAELREV is encoded by the coding sequence ATGAGTCTGGTTTATCTGGTGCGGAAGAAGGTTTTCCGCACGGCAGAGGGGGTGAAGCAACTGTATTATGCCGTGCAGCGCATGTGGCAACAGCGCGGAGGAGTGACAACGGAGGTGCTGGCGCAACGTATGGCATTCAGGAAAGGCATGAGTGCGGGAGATGTGGAAGGAGTATTGGTGGATTTGCCTCGGTTCATCGAGGAGGCTTTGAGAAGTGGCGAGTCGGTGACGGTGAGAGGGCTTGGCTCCTTTCATGTGGCGGTGACGAGCGACGGCTTTGAGCATCCGGACGATGTGATGCCGGGCAAGGTGCGTCTGTCGCGTGTTTATTTCCGCCCCGACAAGTCACTGGTGGCAAGGCTCGATGCGGAGATGGATTTTTACCGTTATCCGCTTGGCAGGTATTTCCCTCACGAAATGTTGCGGCCGGAGACGTTGGAAAAGGAACGTGCGGCAAAAGATGTGGAAGAACCGGACGGTGCGCCTGCCGGCACGGACGATGGGACGGCGGAGCTACGGGAGGTGTAG
- the aroB gene encoding 3-dehydroquinate synthase, protein MSRQEVILCNELKSSLEHAIDKCPHDKLFILTDEHTHRLCLPQLGGITALADAEEIIIGAEDVHKNLETLAYVWQALSEQGATRHSLLINLGGGMVTDLGGFAASTFKRGIAYINIPTTLLAMVDASVGGKTGINFNGLKNEIGTFAPAACVLIETEFLRSLDAHNFFSGYAEMLKHGLISTPEHWAELLAFDTEKIDYAALKSMTGRSVQVKERIVEEDPQEHGIRKALNLGHTAGHAFESLALAENRPVLHGYAVAWGIVCELYLSHIKAGFPKDEMRLAIRFIKENYGGFSFTCKEYDRLYELMKHDKKNTAGVINFTLLKNVGDICLNQTADKETIFEMLDFYRECMGL, encoded by the coding sequence ATGAGCAGACAAGAAGTAATCCTTTGCAATGAGCTGAAAAGCAGCCTGGAGCATGCCATAGACAAATGCCCCCATGACAAACTCTTTATCCTCACCGACGAACACACCCACCGCCTCTGCCTGCCGCAGCTTGGCGGCATTACCGCCCTGGCGGATGCGGAAGAAATCATCATAGGCGCGGAAGACGTGCACAAGAACCTGGAAACGCTGGCCTACGTGTGGCAGGCTCTGAGCGAGCAGGGAGCCACCCGACACTCGTTGCTCATCAATCTGGGTGGAGGCATGGTGACCGACCTCGGCGGCTTTGCGGCCTCCACTTTTAAGAGAGGTATCGCCTACATTAACATCCCCACCACCCTGCTGGCCATGGTGGACGCTTCCGTAGGAGGCAAAACGGGCATCAACTTCAACGGACTGAAGAATGAAATAGGGACTTTCGCACCCGCCGCCTGTGTTCTGATCGAAACAGAATTCCTGCGCAGCCTTGACGCGCACAATTTCTTCTCCGGCTATGCCGAGATGCTGAAGCACGGACTTATCAGCACTCCCGAACATTGGGCCGAACTCTTGGCATTCGATACGGAAAAGATAGATTATGCCGCCCTCAAATCCATGACAGGACGCTCCGTGCAAGTAAAGGAGCGCATCGTGGAAGAAGATCCGCAGGAGCATGGCATCCGCAAGGCCCTGAATTTAGGACATACCGCAGGACATGCTTTCGAGAGCCTTGCACTTGCCGAGAACCGCCCCGTATTGCATGGCTACGCAGTGGCTTGGGGCATTGTTTGCGAATTATACCTTTCTCATATAAAGGCAGGATTTCCAAAAGACGAGATGCGCCTCGCCATCCGGTTCATAAAAGAGAATTACGGCGGATTCTCATTCACCTGCAAGGAATACGACCGGCTCTACGAACTGATGAAGCATGACAAAAAGAATACCGCCGGTGTCATAAACTTCACCCTGCTGAAAAATGTCGGAGACATCTGCCTCAACCAGACGGCAGACAAAGAAACCATCTTCGAGATGTTGGACTTCTACCGGGAGTGCATGGGGCTATAA
- a CDS encoding TonB-dependent receptor — translation MKKIITGMALLLIAASSAFSQTKNITVSGRIMEDTKEPAIQATVQLLSLPDSTQTAGVASSAQGYFTLPKVKAGRYALKISYIGFKTKFVPLQLSASVPDKNVGTLTLDTDAVMLAEAVITAEAPPVQVVEDTVAFNSSAYRTPEGAMLEELVKKLPGAEVDDEGTVKINGKEIKKLMVDGKEFFGGDVKTGLKNLPVDMVDKLKTYDKKSDLARITGIDDGEEETVLDLTVKKGMNQGIFGNIDLAGGTENRYLGRAMINYFRDKTQVSLIAGGNNVNDQGFSGGGGGPRWMRNNGLTATKELGVNFATETDKLELGGSARYNYRDNDLVSIGSSENFLTNGNSYSNSNSRQRSKNQSFNADFRLEWKPDTLTNIIFRPDISYGKTDNYSDSKSAAFSTDPYAIVADPNNYLADAEQMKRLFGDSLLNLSDNLSLGNGSNLSANATLQLNRKLNSRGRNITFRGRFGYNDSESDQYSYSNIYYKTKDDELLMRYITTPTKNYNYSVQMTYSEPLAKTTFLQFSYQFQYKYNKSDKSTFDLDRAFDGSPTTDEIIGQITRPLGAGDVLNADQSKFAEYRYYNHDAMVGLRFIRPKYQLSAGLSFQPQHTNLSYEKGDIKIDTARNVFNFAPNIDLRVRFSKLSQLRFNYRGRSSQPSMENLLDVTDDSNPLNIRKGNPGLRPSFSHEMRMFYNTYDGEKQRSIMMHVGFSATQNSISSSRVYNSETGGWTTTPKNINGNWGTFGVMNFSTALPNKKYTVNSFTSARYNNNVSYLTDSETKVEQKKTTTELILGERLNGSYRNDWFEFGLNGSISYSAERDKLTPGNNQNPYTFSYGANTQVSMPWSMTLSTNIANQSRRGYTDSSMNRNELIWNAQLAQTFLKGAATVSFEMYDILKQQSNISRSLTSSGRSVYEYNGVNSYCMLHFIYRLNIFGGKAARDKMQQNHGFGGPGGHGPRGGIGGGRRPF, via the coding sequence ATGAAGAAAATTATTACAGGGATGGCGTTGCTGCTGATAGCGGCATCGTCAGCATTCTCACAAACAAAGAACATTACGGTGTCAGGGCGTATCATGGAAGATACAAAGGAGCCCGCGATACAGGCTACTGTGCAGTTGCTCTCATTGCCCGACAGCACCCAGACGGCAGGGGTGGCGAGTTCCGCGCAAGGTTATTTCACGCTGCCCAAGGTGAAGGCAGGCAGGTATGCACTGAAGATCTCCTATATCGGCTTTAAAACAAAATTTGTTCCTTTGCAGCTTTCTGCATCCGTGCCCGATAAAAATGTGGGTACGCTGACTTTGGATACGGATGCCGTGATGCTGGCTGAAGCCGTTATTACGGCGGAGGCTCCGCCTGTGCAGGTGGTGGAAGATACCGTTGCATTCAATTCATCGGCCTATCGCACTCCCGAAGGGGCCATGCTTGAGGAACTCGTGAAGAAACTGCCCGGCGCGGAAGTGGATGATGAGGGCACTGTGAAGATAAACGGCAAGGAGATAAAGAAATTAATGGTCGATGGAAAGGAATTCTTTGGTGGAGATGTGAAGACCGGGCTGAAAAACCTGCCGGTGGACATGGTGGACAAGCTGAAGACCTATGACAAAAAGTCCGACCTTGCCCGTATCACGGGCATTGACGATGGTGAAGAGGAAACCGTGCTCGACCTGACTGTGAAGAAGGGTATGAATCAGGGCATTTTCGGGAATATAGACCTTGCCGGTGGTACGGAAAACCGATATCTGGGACGTGCCATGATAAACTACTTCCGCGACAAGACACAAGTCTCGCTGATTGCCGGCGGCAACAATGTGAACGATCAGGGATTCTCCGGCGGAGGGGGCGGCCCGCGCTGGATGAGGAACAACGGACTGACGGCTACGAAGGAGCTGGGTGTGAACTTCGCAACGGAAACGGATAAACTGGAATTAGGAGGCAGCGCGCGCTATAATTATAGGGACAATGATCTTGTCAGCATAGGGTCTTCTGAAAACTTTCTGACAAACGGTAACTCTTATTCAAACTCCAACAGCCGTCAGCGCAGCAAGAATCAATCTTTCAATGCAGACTTCCGCCTGGAGTGGAAGCCGGATACATTGACAAACATAATCTTCCGTCCCGATATTTCTTATGGGAAGACCGATAACTATTCAGATTCAAAGTCGGCAGCCTTCAGTACAGACCCTTATGCGATAGTGGCTGACCCCAACAACTATCTGGCGGATGCAGAACAGATGAAAAGACTGTTCGGTGACAGTCTGCTGAACCTTAGCGACAATTTGTCGCTGGGCAATGGCAGCAATCTATCCGCCAATGCCACTCTGCAACTGAACCGCAAGCTCAACTCGCGCGGACGCAACATTACTTTTCGGGGGCGTTTCGGCTATAACGACTCGGAAAGCGACCAGTATTCCTATTCTAACATCTATTACAAAACAAAGGATGACGAGCTGCTGATGCGTTACATCACCACTCCTACCAAAAACTATAATTACAGTGTGCAAATGACTTACAGTGAGCCTTTGGCTAAAACTACTTTCTTGCAGTTCAGCTATCAGTTCCAATATAAGTACAACAAGAGCGACAAGTCAACTTTCGATCTGGACAGGGCTTTTGACGGCAGTCCCACTACGGATGAGATAATCGGGCAGATTACCCGGCCACTTGGTGCGGGCGATGTCCTGAATGCGGACCAAAGCAAGTTTGCCGAGTATCGGTACTATAATCATGACGCTATGGTGGGGTTGCGATTCATCCGTCCCAAGTATCAGCTTAGTGCCGGTTTGTCATTCCAGCCGCAGCACACCAATCTATCTTACGAAAAAGGAGACATAAAGATAGATACGGCACGCAACGTATTCAATTTTGCACCCAATATCGACCTGCGGGTCCGCTTCTCCAAACTGAGCCAGTTGCGATTCAACTACCGTGGACGTAGCAGTCAGCCCAGCATGGAGAATCTGCTCGATGTAACCGATGACTCCAATCCCCTGAATATCCGCAAGGGAAATCCGGGACTGAGGCCCTCGTTCTCCCACGAGATGCGCATGTTCTACAATACGTATGACGGCGAAAAGCAGCGCAGCATTATGATGCATGTCGGCTTTTCGGCCACACAGAACAGTATCAGCAGCAGCCGCGTGTATAATAGTGAAACCGGCGGATGGACTACAACCCCGAAGAACATCAATGGTAACTGGGGAACTTTCGGTGTGATGAATTTCAGTACGGCATTGCCCAATAAGAAATATACCGTCAATTCGTTCACCAGTGCCAGATATAACAACAATGTGAGCTACCTGACCGATTCGGAGACGAAAGTGGAGCAGAAGAAAACGACAACAGAACTTATATTGGGTGAACGTCTGAACGGATCTTACCGTAACGATTGGTTTGAATTCGGGCTGAACGGCAGCATCAGTTACTCTGCAGAGAGGGACAAACTGACACCCGGAAACAATCAGAACCCCTACACCTTCTCTTATGGCGCCAATACGCAGGTTTCCATGCCCTGGAGCATGACGCTCTCTACCAATATAGCCAACCAAAGCCGCCGTGGCTATACGGACAGCAGCATGAACCGCAATGAACTCATCTGGAATGCCCAGCTTGCACAAACTTTCCTGAAGGGTGCGGCCACCGTCAGTTTCGAGATGTACGACATCCTGAAGCAACAGAGCAACATCAGCCGTTCACTCACCTCCAGTGGCCGTTCGGTGTACGAGTATAATGGTGTGAACAGTTATTGCATGCTGCATTTCATCTACCGTCTGAATATCTTCGGAGGCAAGGCTGCACGTGACAAGATGCAGCAGAACCATGGTTTCGGAGGCCCCGGAGGTCATGGCCCTCGTGGTGGCATCGGTGGCGGACGCCGCCCGTTCTGA
- a CDS encoding ATP-dependent DNA helicase, producing MINNYLERQIKENFPYQPTSEQEIAVKTLSEFLLSSRDEVAFLLRGYAGTGKTSLVGALVRTLDQLQQKAVLLAPTGRAAKVFSAYAGHSAFTIHKKIYRQQSFSNEVSNFSVNDNLTTHTLYIVDEASMISNEGLSGAMFGTGRLLDDLVQFVYSGQGCRLLLMGDTAQLPPVGEEQSPALFAEALKGYGLEVLEVDLTQVVRQEQQSGILWNATRLRQLIAGGECSSLPKFKLTGFADIRMLQGNELIDTLEQCYDSDGMNETIVICRSNKRANIYNNGIRAQILWREDELNTGDLLMVAKNNYFWTERLQTDMARNGEKAVAVAQVPDFIANGETAVVRRVRRTRELYGFRFADVTLAFPDYNDWELEVNLLLDTLHSDAPALPKADNDRLFYTVLEDYADITVKRERMKKMKADPHYNALQVKYAYAVTCHKAQGGQWKNVFLDQGYMTDEYLTPDYFRWLYTAFTRATGTLYLVNYPSEQIE from the coding sequence ATGATAAATAACTATTTAGAAAGGCAAATTAAGGAAAATTTTCCTTATCAACCAACTTCTGAGCAAGAAATTGCTGTAAAAACTTTGTCAGAGTTTCTCCTTTCATCCCGTGATGAGGTGGCTTTTTTGCTTCGTGGTTATGCCGGAACGGGTAAGACTTCGCTGGTTGGAGCTTTGGTGAGGACGTTGGACCAATTGCAGCAAAAAGCAGTCTTGTTGGCTCCAACCGGACGTGCTGCGAAAGTCTTTTCTGCATACGCGGGACATTCGGCATTTACAATTCATAAAAAAATTTATAGACAGCAATCTTTTTCTAATGAAGTGAGCAACTTTTCCGTGAATGATAATTTAACAACTCATACTTTGTATATAGTAGATGAAGCTTCGATGATTTCCAATGAAGGGCTATCCGGCGCAATGTTCGGCACGGGGAGACTGCTGGATGATTTGGTGCAGTTTGTCTATTCAGGGCAGGGTTGCAGGCTTTTGCTGATGGGAGATACGGCACAGTTGCCTCCGGTGGGCGAAGAACAGAGCCCGGCCCTCTTTGCCGAAGCGTTGAAGGGCTATGGCTTGGAAGTCTTGGAGGTGGATTTGACGCAGGTCGTCAGACAAGAGCAGCAGTCGGGAATTCTGTGGAATGCCACTCGTCTTCGGCAGTTGATAGCCGGAGGTGAGTGTTCCTCTCTGCCTAAGTTTAAATTGACAGGCTTTGCAGACATCAGGATGTTGCAAGGTAACGAGCTGATTGATACGCTGGAGCAGTGTTACGATAGTGATGGAATGAATGAGACAATTGTGATATGCCGTTCCAATAAACGGGCGAATATTTATAATAATGGCATTCGTGCGCAAATCCTCTGGCGCGAGGATGAACTGAATACCGGTGATTTGTTGATGGTGGCGAAGAACAACTATTTCTGGACGGAACGGCTTCAGACAGACATGGCGCGTAACGGGGAAAAGGCAGTGGCGGTGGCGCAAGTGCCCGACTTCATCGCCAACGGTGAGACGGCGGTGGTGCGCCGGGTGCGCCGCACGCGTGAACTGTACGGCTTCCGCTTTGCCGACGTCACCCTTGCTTTTCCCGATTACAATGATTGGGAGTTGGAGGTCAACTTGCTGCTTGACACCTTGCACAGCGATGCTCCCGCCTTGCCCAAAGCGGACAACGACCGCCTTTTCTATACCGTGCTCGAAGACTATGCCGACATCACCGTGAAGCGCGAGCGCATGAAGAAGATGAAGGCCGACCCCCATTACAACGCCCTGCAAGTGAAGTACGCCTACGCCGTGACTTGCCACAAGGCGCAGGGCGGGCAGTGGAAGAATGTCTTCTTGGACCAGGGCTACATGACGGACGAGTACTTGACACCCGATTATTTCCGTTGGCTCTACACCGCCTTTACCCGTGCCACGGGAACACTTTATTTGGTGAATTATCCTTCGGAACAGATAGAGTGA
- the cls gene encoding cardiolipin synthase, with protein sequence MFDWNYIAGQIATIAFDIVYFGAIIGTIVVIILDNRNPVKTMAWILVLMFLPVVGLIFYFFFGRSHRRERIIGRNSYGRLLKKPMAEYLAQDSCSLPMAYSRLISLFRHTNQAFPFDGNRVEAYTLGVTMLQSLLRELQKARQHIHMEFYIFEDDAIGRLVRDVLMEKARAGVEVRVIYDDVGCWHVPNSFFEEMREAGVEVRSFLKVRFPLFTSKVNYRNHRKIVVIDGRIGFIGGMNLAERYMCGFPWGIWRDTHWLLEGKAVHGLQTAFLLDWYFVDRTLITSARYFPKLEVCGSSLVQIVTSEPVGPWKEIMQGLVMAISGAKKYFYIQTPYFLPTEAVIIAMQTAALSGVDVRLMIPCRADNRLTHLGSCSYLADALGSGVKVYLYKKGFLHSKLMVSDDELSTVGSTNVDFRSFEHNFEVNAFVYDTETALRMREIFLQDQRDCVQVFLKNWVKRPWHQKAAESVVRLMAPLL encoded by the coding sequence ATGTTTGATTGGAACTACATAGCCGGCCAGATTGCCACAATAGCATTTGACATTGTCTATTTTGGAGCTATCATCGGAACGATTGTCGTCATTATCCTCGATAATCGTAATCCCGTGAAGACGATGGCGTGGATATTGGTACTTATGTTTCTGCCTGTAGTCGGCCTGATATTCTACTTCTTTTTCGGGAGAAGCCATCGCCGTGAGCGCATTATCGGGAGGAATAGTTATGGCCGTTTGCTGAAGAAACCCATGGCAGAGTATCTGGCACAGGATTCCTGTTCTTTGCCTATGGCTTATAGCCGCCTGATTTCTCTGTTCAGACACACCAACCAGGCTTTTCCGTTTGACGGCAACCGGGTTGAAGCCTATACGCTGGGAGTCACTATGCTGCAATCCCTTTTACGTGAACTGCAGAAAGCCAGGCAACACATTCACATGGAATTCTATATCTTCGAAGATGACGCCATTGGCCGTTTGGTGCGGGATGTCCTGATGGAAAAGGCCCGTGCGGGAGTAGAAGTGCGTGTGATATACGATGATGTGGGGTGCTGGCATGTTCCTAACAGTTTCTTTGAAGAAATGCGGGAAGCCGGTGTTGAGGTGCGTAGCTTCCTGAAAGTGCGTTTTCCGCTTTTCACCAGTAAAGTGAACTACCGCAATCACAGGAAGATTGTGGTTATTGACGGGCGTATAGGTTTTATCGGAGGCATGAATCTGGCAGAGCGCTATATGTGCGGATTTCCGTGGGGCATTTGGCGGGATACGCATTGGTTGCTGGAAGGTAAGGCTGTTCACGGCTTGCAGACTGCCTTTCTGCTTGACTGGTATTTTGTAGATCGCACGCTGATCACTTCTGCCCGTTACTTTCCGAAATTGGAGGTTTGTGGCTCTTCATTGGTACAAATCGTGACAAGTGAGCCGGTAGGCCCGTGGAAAGAAATTATGCAGGGGCTTGTCATGGCCATCAGTGGGGCAAAGAAATATTTCTATATACAGACTCCTTATTTCCTGCCTACCGAAGCGGTAATCATCGCTATGCAGACAGCGGCGCTTTCGGGGGTGGATGTGCGCTTGATGATACCTTGCCGTGCTGATAACCGTTTGACGCATTTGGGCTCTTGCTCTTATCTGGCAGATGCACTCGGTTCGGGCGTCAAGGTCTATTTGTATAAAAAAGGTTTTCTGCATTCCAAACTGATGGTTTCGGATGATGAACTGTCCACGGTAGGTTCTACGAATGTGGATTTCCGAAGCTTCGAGCATAACTTTGAGGTAAATGCGTTTGTTTACGATACGGAGACGGCCCTCCGGATGCGTGAGATCTTCTTGCAGGATCAACGGGATTGTGTGCAAGTCTTTTTGAAAAATTGGGTAAAGCGCCCTTGGCATCAGAAGGCGGCTGAGAGTGTGGTACGGTTGATGGCTCCGCTTTTATGA